From Glycine soja cultivar W05 chromosome 4, ASM419377v2, whole genome shotgun sequence, the proteins below share one genomic window:
- the LOC114408416 gene encoding 5'-methylthioadenosine/S-adenosylhomocysteine nucleosidase 1-like isoform X2: MAALGDQSEEQAMAAQPKPQNRPISNIVIVVGTLRLLWFPQGVPWVRYQGTYKDLNISLIWPGKDPTLGVDSVGTISSALVTYAAIQALQPDLIINAGTAGGFKAKGASIGDVFIVSDCAFHDRRIPIPVFDLYGVGLRKAFVAPNLVKELNLKVGKLSTGDSLDMTQQDESSIIANDATVKDMEGAAIAYVSDLLKVPAIFVKAVTDIIDGDKPTAEEFLQNLAAVTTALDLAVEQVINFINGKCESEL; the protein is encoded by the exons ATGGCTGCGCTTGGGGACCAATCAGAGGAACAAGCCATGGCTGCCCAACCTAAACCTCAGAACCGACCCATTTCTAACATCGTCATCGTCGTTGGTACCTTACGATTGTTATG GTTTCCGCAAGGGGTTCCTTGGGTCCGTTATCAGGGGACATACAAAGATCTTAATATAAGCTTGATTTGGCCGGGAAAAGATCCAACTTTGG GGGTTGATAGTGTAGGCACGATATCATCTGCTCTTGTAACGTATGCTGCTATTCAAGCATTACAACCAGACTTGATCATCAATGCAGGCACTGCTGGTGGCTTCAAG GCCAAAGGAGCTAGTATTGGTGATGTTTTCATTGTATCAGATTGTGCTTTTCACGACAGAAGAATACCCATACCT GTTTTTGATCTGTATGGAGTTGGTTTACGTAAAGCCTTTGTAGCACCCAACCTTGTAAAGGAGCTTAATCTAAAG GTGGGTAAATTGTCTACTGGTGACTCTTTAGATATGACACAGCAGGATGAATCGTCAATCATTGCAAATGATGCCACAGTTAAAGATATGGAG GGAGCAGCTATTGCTTATGTTTCTGACCTTCTGAAAGTTCCTGCAATATTTGTAAAAGCTGTGACTGATATCATTGATGGTGACAAACCAACTGCAGAAGAATTCCTGCAAAATTTGGCAGCTGTAACTACTGCACTTGATCTGGCAGTTGAacaagttattaattttattaatggaaAGTGCGAATCTGAACTTTGA
- the LOC114408416 gene encoding 5'-methylthioadenosine/S-adenosylhomocysteine nucleosidase 2-like isoform X1, producing the protein MAALGDQSEEQAMAAQPKPQNRPISNIVIVVAMQTEALPIVNRFQLTEDPDTPFPQGVPWVRYQGTYKDLNISLIWPGKDPTLGVDSVGTISSALVTYAAIQALQPDLIINAGTAGGFKAKGASIGDVFIVSDCAFHDRRIPIPVFDLYGVGLRKAFVAPNLVKELNLKVGKLSTGDSLDMTQQDESSIIANDATVKDMEGAAIAYVSDLLKVPAIFVKAVTDIIDGDKPTAEEFLQNLAAVTTALDLAVEQVINFINGKCESEL; encoded by the exons ATGGCTGCGCTTGGGGACCAATCAGAGGAACAAGCCATGGCTGCCCAACCTAAACCTCAGAACCGACCCATTTCTAACATCGTCATCGTCGTTG CTATGCAGACGGAGGCACTTCCCATTGTTAACAGATTCCAGCTCACTGAGGACCCTGACACCCC GTTTCCGCAAGGGGTTCCTTGGGTCCGTTATCAGGGGACATACAAAGATCTTAATATAAGCTTGATTTGGCCGGGAAAAGATCCAACTTTGG GGGTTGATAGTGTAGGCACGATATCATCTGCTCTTGTAACGTATGCTGCTATTCAAGCATTACAACCAGACTTGATCATCAATGCAGGCACTGCTGGTGGCTTCAAG GCCAAAGGAGCTAGTATTGGTGATGTTTTCATTGTATCAGATTGTGCTTTTCACGACAGAAGAATACCCATACCT GTTTTTGATCTGTATGGAGTTGGTTTACGTAAAGCCTTTGTAGCACCCAACCTTGTAAAGGAGCTTAATCTAAAG GTGGGTAAATTGTCTACTGGTGACTCTTTAGATATGACACAGCAGGATGAATCGTCAATCATTGCAAATGATGCCACAGTTAAAGATATGGAG GGAGCAGCTATTGCTTATGTTTCTGACCTTCTGAAAGTTCCTGCAATATTTGTAAAAGCTGTGACTGATATCATTGATGGTGACAAACCAACTGCAGAAGAATTCCTGCAAAATTTGGCAGCTGTAACTACTGCACTTGATCTGGCAGTTGAacaagttattaattttattaatggaaAGTGCGAATCTGAACTTTGA
- the LOC114408268 gene encoding 5'-methylthioadenosine/S-adenosylhomocysteine nucleosidase 1-like, which yields MNWIWAGNDPTLGVDSIGTIPSALATYAAVLALQPYLIINAGTAGGFKVATILSQAIVLELLIFDLYGIGLRKVFETPNLVKELNLKEFIVFVQNLNVKQYLCIFLVAKLSTGGSLDMTEQDESSIIANDATVIDMEGAAIAYVADILKVPAIFIKAVNSIVDGDKAIVEEFLQNLEALTAVLDLNKLLILLMESAYLNFDNSISPYPLVEEYISTGRTANAFT from the exons ATGAACTGGATTTGGGCTGGGAATGATCCAACTTTGG GGGTTGATAGTATAGGCACGATACCATCTGCTCTTGCAACATATGCTGCTGTTCTAGCATTACAACCATACTTGATCATCAATGCAGGCACCGCTGGTGGCTTCAAGGTGGCCACGATCTTGTCCCAAGCAATAGTGTTAGAATTGTTG ATTTTTGATCTGTATGGAATTGGTTTACGTAAAGTCTTTGAAACACCCAACCTTGTAAAGGAGCTTAATCTAAAG GAGTTCATTGTCTTTGTGCAAAACTTGAATGTTAAACAATATTTATGCATATTTCTGGTGGCTAAATTGTCTACTGGTGGCTCTTTAGATATGACAGAGCAGGATGAATCATCAATAATTGCAAATGATGCCACAGTTATAGATATGGAG GGAGCTGCTATTGCATATGTTGCCGACATACTAAAAGTTCCTGCAATTTTTATAAAAGCTGTGAATAGTATCGTTGATGGTGACAAAGCAATTGTAGAAGAATTCCTGCAGAATTTGGAAGCTCTAACTGCTGTTCTTGATCTGAacaagttattaattttattaatggaaAGTGCATATCTGAACTTTGACAACTCAATTTCACCTTATCCTCTAGTAGAAGAATATATTTCTACAGGGAGAACTGCGAATGCCTTTACCTGA